A portion of the Flavobacterium limnophilum genome contains these proteins:
- a CDS encoding thiazole synthase — protein MATSLFKIGDKTFESRLFLGTGKFGSNQQMEEAVLASGSELVTVALKRVDLETETDAILAHLKHPRINLLPNTSGARNAKEAVFAAQLAREALETNWLKLEIHPDPKYLMPDAIETLRATEELAKLGFIVLPYIHADPVLCKRLEDAGTSAVMPLGSPIGSNKGLKTIDFLEIIIEQSKVPVVIDAGIGSPSDAAKAMELGADAVLVNTAIAVAGNPKLMAEAFKEAVIAGRKAYEAKLGQQYKQAVASSPLTAFLYE, from the coding sequence ATGGCAACTTCTTTATTTAAAATAGGAGACAAAACCTTCGAATCACGCTTGTTTTTGGGAACAGGAAAATTCGGTTCCAATCAACAAATGGAAGAAGCTGTTTTAGCCTCAGGAAGCGAATTGGTTACGGTAGCACTAAAACGCGTCGATTTAGAAACCGAAACCGATGCTATTTTAGCGCACCTCAAACATCCGCGAATTAATTTATTGCCCAATACTTCGGGCGCAAGAAATGCCAAAGAAGCTGTTTTTGCTGCGCAATTAGCTAGGGAAGCATTAGAAACCAATTGGCTGAAACTGGAAATTCATCCTGATCCAAAATACTTGATGCCCGATGCAATAGAAACTTTAAGAGCGACAGAAGAACTGGCTAAATTAGGATTTATCGTTTTGCCTTACATTCACGCCGACCCTGTTTTATGCAAACGCTTGGAAGACGCAGGAACATCGGCCGTGATGCCTTTGGGGTCTCCAATTGGCAGCAACAAAGGATTGAAAACCATCGATTTTTTGGAAATTATCATCGAACAATCTAAAGTTCCTGTAGTTATCGATGCCGGAATTGGCTCGCCATCCGATGCCGCAAAAGCGATGGAATTGGGTGCGGATGCGGTTTTAGTCAACACGGCGATTGCCGTTGCCGGAAATCCAAAACTGATGGCCGAAGCTTTTAAGGAAGCCGTGATTGCAGGACGAAAAGCCTATGAAGCCAAACTAGGACAACAATATAAACAAGCAGTGGCTTCTAGTCCTTTGACGGCATTTTTATATGAGTAA
- a CDS encoding phosphatase PAP2 family protein: MKTKLISLFFLLLVFMVNAQTKDTIPAIKKEDKISCKQFIAPAALITAGTLLLNTALNDDLQSNANRFFGEDFQTTADNFLPFVPVAQIYLGKSFGFKPKNDFKQQTINIAIANTMAVSATEILKRSVKKERPDHSDNLSFPSGHTAIAFTNAALLYYEYKDSNLWYAGSGFLFATATGILRIANNRHYTSDVLAGAGIGLASGLIVSYWNPFQSVSFGKKKKTTAFVYPQIGSQIGMGALIQLN, encoded by the coding sequence ATGAAAACCAAACTCATTTCTCTCTTCTTTTTATTATTGGTTTTTATGGTAAATGCACAAACGAAAGACACCATTCCTGCAATAAAAAAAGAGGACAAAATCTCGTGTAAACAATTTATCGCTCCAGCTGCGCTGATAACAGCCGGAACATTGCTTTTGAACACCGCTCTTAATGATGATTTGCAATCAAACGCCAACCGTTTTTTTGGAGAAGATTTCCAGACAACTGCAGACAATTTCCTACCTTTTGTTCCCGTGGCGCAAATTTATTTGGGAAAATCTTTTGGATTCAAACCGAAAAACGATTTCAAACAGCAAACCATCAATATTGCGATTGCCAATACCATGGCAGTATCGGCAACCGAAATTTTGAAACGCAGCGTTAAAAAAGAAAGACCCGATCATTCGGACAATTTGAGTTTTCCTTCCGGCCATACGGCCATCGCTTTTACGAATGCCGCTCTTTTATATTACGAGTACAAAGATTCGAATTTATGGTATGCCGGCAGCGGTTTTTTGTTTGCCACGGCAACGGGAATCCTAAGAATTGCCAACAACAGGCATTACACTTCCGATGTTCTTGCCGGAGCTGGAATCGGATTGGCATCGGGATTGATTGTTTCGTATTGGAATCCGTTTCAGTCGGTAAGTTTTGGAAAGAAGAAAAAAACAACGGCTTTTGTTTATCCACAAATTGGAAGCCAAATTGGGATGGGAGCACTAATTCAACTGAATTAA
- the greA gene encoding transcription elongation factor GreA, producing the protein MSTVSYYTAEGLKKLREELDYLKSVMRPKASADIAEARDKGDLSENAEYDAAKEAQGMLEMRIAKLEEVHSNARLIDETQLDISKVLVLSNVKIKNQANGMEMKYTLVAESEADLKTGKISVTSPIGRGLLGKSVGEVAEIMVPNGVLKFEILEVSRD; encoded by the coding sequence ATGAGCACAGTATCTTATTACACCGCAGAAGGATTAAAAAAATTAAGAGAAGAATTAGACTATTTAAAGAGCGTGATGCGTCCAAAAGCATCTGCAGATATAGCTGAAGCAAGAGATAAAGGAGATTTATCCGAGAATGCCGAATACGATGCCGCCAAGGAAGCACAAGGAATGTTGGAAATGAGAATTGCCAAACTGGAAGAAGTACATTCCAACGCCAGATTGATTGACGAAACACAATTGGACATATCCAAAGTCTTGGTGTTGTCGAACGTGAAAATCAAGAACCAAGCCAATGGGATGGAAATGAAATACACCCTTGTTGCCGAAAGTGAAGCCGATCTTAAAACAGGAAAAATCTCCGTGACTTCACCAATTGGTAGAGGTTTGCTGGGGAAATCCGTTGGAGAAGTAGCCGAAATCATGGTGCCAAACGGCGTTTTGAAATTTGAAATCTTGGAAGTTTCAAGAGATTAA
- a CDS encoding HIT family protein yields MSSIFTKIINGEIPCYKIAEDENFFAFLDINPNAKGHTLCVPKKEIDKLFDIEDDLYLGLMQFSKKIAVALEKTIPCNRIGMAVIGLEVPHAHIHLIPLNEMGEMTFKHKVSLTKEEFEALAKKIQANL; encoded by the coding sequence ATGTCAAGTATTTTTACCAAAATCATCAACGGAGAAATTCCCTGCTACAAAATAGCCGAGGACGAAAATTTCTTTGCCTTTTTGGATATCAATCCAAATGCAAAAGGACATACTTTGTGTGTGCCGAAAAAGGAAATCGACAAATTGTTTGATATCGAAGACGATTTGTATCTTGGATTGATGCAGTTTTCCAAAAAAATTGCCGTTGCATTGGAAAAAACAATTCCATGCAATAGAATTGGAATGGCGGTGATTGGACTTGAAGTTCCCCACGCCCATATTCACCTGATTCCCTTGAACGAAATGGGAGAAATGACATTCAAGCACAAAGTAAGTTTGACCAAGGAAGAATTTGAAGCCTTGGCCAAAAAAATTCAAGCCAATTTATAA
- a CDS encoding transglutaminase domain-containing protein — protein MKNIYLLISFFFSLLSFGQANVGYTLVDAKMTAIPVNPTNSTETIAKYINANFKTENDKIRAVFYWTASNISYDVANMFAVNITETPQDRITKTFKTRKGICGDYAIIFNEIANLVGIKAVVVEGYTKQDGKVATLAHAWCAAKIENKWYLFDPTWGSGYVNNNKYTRKINNGYFKVAPSKMINSHMPFDYLWQFVNNPITNQEFIDGKIQINKTKKNFDFESEIKKYEALPKIDQLFESAQRIEKNGIKNQLIAQAYTYSKTSWNTQRENENGAKYNAIVNLYNEAISELNDFIYYRNNKFKPILPDDEIKSKIQNPIQKLEKCQESLFRIGSMGSENANSVSSLKKSIADAIVQSETHLEFVNNYLSKSKLVRKTMFSKVSWFGVPLN, from the coding sequence ATGAAAAACATTTATTTACTAATTTCTTTCTTTTTCTCGCTGTTAAGTTTTGGTCAAGCCAATGTCGGATACACTTTAGTCGATGCTAAAATGACTGCTATTCCAGTCAATCCCACTAATTCTACCGAGACAATTGCCAAATATATCAATGCCAATTTCAAAACAGAAAACGATAAAATTCGCGCTGTTTTTTATTGGACGGCATCAAACATTAGCTATGATGTTGCTAATATGTTTGCAGTCAATATTACAGAAACTCCCCAAGACAGAATCACAAAAACATTTAAAACCAGAAAAGGAATTTGTGGTGACTATGCCATAATTTTTAATGAAATAGCCAATTTAGTGGGAATAAAAGCGGTTGTTGTTGAAGGTTACACGAAGCAAGACGGAAAAGTAGCCACCTTGGCACATGCTTGGTGCGCCGCAAAAATAGAAAATAAATGGTATTTGTTTGACCCAACATGGGGTTCAGGCTACGTGAATAATAATAAATATACTCGAAAAATCAACAATGGTTACTTTAAAGTAGCACCTTCAAAAATGATAAATTCGCACATGCCATTCGATTATTTATGGCAGTTTGTCAATAATCCAATTACCAACCAAGAATTTATTGATGGTAAAATCCAAATCAACAAAACAAAAAAGAACTTCGATTTTGAAAGCGAAATAAAGAAATATGAAGCACTGCCTAAAATCGACCAGCTTTTTGAATCAGCTCAAAGAATCGAAAAAAACGGAATAAAAAACCAATTGATTGCACAAGCTTATACGTATTCAAAAACGTCATGGAACACGCAAAGAGAAAACGAAAATGGAGCCAAATACAATGCGATTGTAAACCTATATAACGAAGCCATTAGTGAGTTGAATGATTTTATATATTATCGAAATAATAAATTCAAACCCATTTTACCGGATGATGAAATCAAGTCGAAAATTCAAAATCCAATTCAAAAGTTAGAAAAATGCCAAGAATCTCTTTTTAGAATAGGTTCTATGGGCAGCGAAAATGCAAACAGCGTCAGCTCTTTAAAAAAATCAATTGCCGATGCAATAGTTCAATCTGAAACGCATCTTGAATTTGTGAATAATTATTTAAGCAAGAGTAAATTAGTTCGCAAAACGATGTTTTCGAAAGTGTCTTGGTTTGGAGTTCCCTTAAATTAA
- a CDS encoding DUF3127 domain-containing protein — MEVTGKIKMIDQTKEVGSAGFKKRDVVVTTDEQYPQHILVQFVQDKCDLLNNYQVGDAVKIDINLRGREWTNPQGETVYFNTIQGWRIAKAQAEAPVQAPPMPAAAAFPPATSLNEEEPDDLPF, encoded by the coding sequence ATGGAAGTTACAGGAAAAATCAAAATGATCGATCAAACCAAAGAGGTTGGATCTGCAGGTTTCAAAAAAAGAGATGTTGTTGTTACAACAGACGAACAATATCCACAACATATTTTGGTTCAGTTTGTTCAAGACAAATGTGATTTGTTGAATAATTACCAAGTGGGTGATGCCGTGAAAATCGACATTAATCTAAGAGGTCGCGAATGGACAAACCCGCAGGGAGAAACCGTTTATTTTAACACGATCCAAGGATGGAGAATTGCAAAAGCGCAAGCAGAAGCACCAGTACAAGCGCCACCAATGCCAGCTGCAGCTGCATTTCCGCCGGCAACAAGCCTAAACGAAGAAGAACCGGACGATTTGCCGTTCTAA
- a CDS encoding thiamine phosphate synthase, translating to MYNKLQYISQGESIEEQLYNIHQALDNGCDWIQMRFKYQKPKKTFALAEAIKFLCEEYLANFIVNDNVDLAKNFDADGVHLGLSDMGVAEAREILGKTKIIGATANTLEDIIRQVNYGCDYIGLGPFQYTKTKNNLSPILGLEGYQSIISKLKEQQIQIPIYAIGGITLENVDDLMTTGVHGIAVSGIITKSDQKNKLITELNEKLYGNFFI from the coding sequence ATGTATAACAAATTACAATATATATCTCAAGGCGAGAGCATCGAAGAACAATTGTACAACATCCATCAAGCCTTGGACAATGGCTGCGACTGGATTCAAATGCGATTCAAGTACCAAAAACCGAAAAAAACATTCGCTTTGGCGGAAGCCATAAAGTTTTTATGCGAAGAATACCTTGCCAATTTCATCGTCAACGACAATGTAGATTTAGCCAAAAATTTTGATGCTGACGGTGTTCACCTTGGACTTTCAGATATGGGTGTTGCAGAAGCAAGAGAAATTTTGGGTAAAACCAAAATCATTGGAGCAACTGCAAATACGTTGGAAGACATAATCCGCCAAGTAAATTATGGTTGTGATTACATTGGCTTAGGCCCTTTTCAATATACAAAAACCAAAAATAATTTAAGTCCAATTCTCGGACTTGAAGGTTACCAATCCATAATTAGCAAACTGAAAGAGCAACAAATTCAAATTCCCATTTACGCCATTGGTGGTATTACATTAGAAAATGTCGATGATTTAATGACAACCGGTGTTCACGGGATCGCAGTTTCGGGAATCATTACCAAAAGTGACCAAAAAAATAAACTCATTACTGAACTTAACGAAAAATTATATGGCAACTTCTTTATTTAA
- a CDS encoding sensor histidine kinase produces MQFSKSRNTTRWVIIFASFLIISLILWNTYTFFQIFKHEERLKMNLWANAQKTLINAGETTDLELPLEIFKNNTTIPIILTENDSIINTVNIDEEIVKNKKKAKDFLSGLKSENDPIVIEYVPGKFQYLYYGDSALLNKLKYYPVALLLIIVLFAGLVYNFYRSTKMATQNKLWAGMAKETAHQIGTPLSSLIGWVEILKADDVEESTIAEIEKDIDRLQTITERFSKIGSEPKLENKDIIEETQKSYDYLQSRFSKQVEFSFNAPKEPIMVLMNPTLHSWTIENLVKNAIDAMKGRGKLALEVIQDGNLVKINVSDTGNGIPKKQFKSVFEPGFTTKKRGWGLGLSLTKRIVEEYHKGTIKVLNSEIGKGTTMQVSFKKSKLI; encoded by the coding sequence ATGCAGTTTTCCAAAAGTAGAAACACCACCCGTTGGGTCATCATTTTTGCCTCTTTTTTAATTATTTCGTTGATACTTTGGAATACCTACACTTTTTTCCAAATTTTCAAACACGAGGAAAGGTTGAAAATGAACCTTTGGGCCAATGCTCAAAAAACCCTCATCAACGCCGGTGAAACAACCGATTTGGAACTTCCACTTGAAATTTTCAAGAACAACACCACCATTCCGATAATCCTGACCGAGAACGACAGCATCATCAACACGGTCAACATTGACGAGGAAATTGTAAAGAACAAGAAAAAAGCCAAAGACTTTTTGTCTGGTTTAAAAAGCGAAAACGACCCCATCGTCATTGAATATGTGCCGGGAAAATTTCAATATTTGTATTATGGAGATTCGGCTTTGCTGAACAAACTAAAGTATTATCCCGTTGCTTTGCTGCTCATCATTGTGCTATTTGCAGGATTGGTTTATAATTTCTACCGAAGCACCAAAATGGCAACCCAAAACAAACTTTGGGCAGGAATGGCCAAGGAAACGGCACACCAAATAGGCACTCCGCTTTCGTCCTTGATTGGCTGGGTCGAAATCCTGAAAGCCGATGACGTGGAAGAATCCACGATTGCCGAAATCGAGAAAGACATCGACCGACTGCAAACCATCACGGAACGTTTTTCGAAAATTGGTTCGGAACCCAAATTGGAAAACAAAGACATTATCGAGGAAACCCAAAAATCATACGATTATTTGCAATCCCGATTCTCCAAACAAGTGGAGTTTTCTTTTAATGCTCCTAAAGAACCCATCATGGTTTTGATGAATCCCACTTTGCACAGTTGGACGATAGAAAATTTAGTAAAAAACGCCATCGACGCCATGAAAGGAAGGGGGAAATTAGCTTTGGAAGTAATCCAAGATGGTAATTTGGTAAAAATAAACGTTTCGGATACAGGTAACGGGATTCCCAAAAAACAATTCAAAAGCGTGTTTGAACCCGGATTTACCACCAAAAAACGTGGTTGGGGTTTGGGTCTTTCGCTGACCAAAAGAATTGTCGAAGAATACCACAAAGGAACCATAAAAGTACTGAATTCCGAGATTGGAAAAGGAACGACGATGCAAGTGAGTTTTAAAAAAAGTAAATTAATTTAA
- a CDS encoding hydroxymethylpyrimidine/phosphomethylpyrimidine kinase has product MSANRPFVLSIAGFDPSAGAGVLADVKTFEQHQVYGFAINTGNTIQTEMEFFEMQWTEMVFVLKSLEKLFENYDIKAVKIGIVPSLDYLKEIIFSIKKLSPETKIVWDTVLKSTTEFNFLSIENQNFLIEILKELDLITPNYNEILKLSSNEIDTNSIAVKLSKYCPVLLKGGHNPEEIGVDRLYLKTRFFSLAPNTNIEIIGKHGSGCILSSAITANLALDQDLITACINAKNYIETYLQSNLTKLGYHYV; this is encoded by the coding sequence ATGTCAGCAAATCGTCCTTTCGTATTAAGTATAGCAGGCTTCGATCCTTCGGCTGGAGCAGGAGTTTTGGCAGATGTAAAAACATTCGAGCAACATCAGGTGTATGGTTTTGCCATCAATACCGGCAATACCATTCAAACCGAAATGGAGTTTTTTGAAATGCAATGGACGGAAATGGTTTTCGTCTTGAAATCATTGGAAAAATTATTCGAAAACTACGACATCAAGGCAGTCAAAATCGGAATTGTTCCATCATTGGATTATTTAAAAGAAATTATTTTTTCTATAAAAAAGCTTTCCCCAGAAACCAAAATCGTCTGGGACACCGTTTTGAAATCAACAACGGAATTCAATTTTTTAAGCATCGAAAACCAGAATTTTTTGATTGAAATATTAAAAGAATTGGATTTGATTACACCCAATTACAACGAAATTTTGAAACTCAGTTCGAATGAAATTGACACAAATTCAATTGCTGTAAAGCTTTCGAAATATTGCCCGGTTTTATTAAAAGGCGGCCATAATCCAGAAGAAATAGGCGTTGATCGTTTATACCTTAAAACCAGATTTTTTAGTCTAGCTCCAAACACCAACATTGAAATTATAGGCAAACATGGCTCGGGTTGCATATTATCATCAGCCATTACAGCCAATTTAGCATTAGATCAAGATTTAATTACAGCTTGTATCAATGCCAAAAATTATATAGAAACCTACTTACAATCAAACCTTACTAAACTAGGATACCATTATGTATAA
- a CDS encoding MOSC domain-containing protein has product MNYVVKELYIYPIKSLAGIPVQCAKAEEMGFENDRRWMLIDEENQFITQREYSKLSQFYPKIKEDKIEISFQDSIHDFFIGESLNEPIFSKVWDDESKVVEVNKATSKWFSKRLGFSCKLVKILNKGDRKHNSSRLNQTLNVSLADGYPYLLIGSESLDSLNEKLEEKITIQRFRPNIVISTKIPHEEDLFTTFQIGNVKFQNAKPCGRCVMVNNNPMTGIMLKEPLKTLSTYRTSNNNVLFGANIFCLNEGTIAVGDSLSF; this is encoded by the coding sequence ATGAATTACGTTGTAAAGGAATTATATATCTACCCAATCAAAAGCTTGGCAGGAATTCCTGTTCAATGTGCCAAAGCAGAAGAAATGGGTTTCGAAAACGACCGAAGATGGATGCTGATTGACGAAGAAAATCAATTTATAACCCAACGAGAATATTCTAAATTGAGTCAGTTTTATCCAAAAATCAAAGAAGATAAAATCGAGATTTCCTTTCAAGATTCGATTCACGATTTTTTTATTGGCGAAAGCTTAAATGAACCTATTTTCTCAAAGGTTTGGGATGATGAAAGCAAAGTGGTTGAAGTCAACAAAGCGACATCAAAATGGTTTAGTAAAAGACTTGGCTTTAGTTGTAAATTAGTTAAAATTCTCAACAAAGGCGATAGAAAACACAATAGTTCTCGACTCAACCAAACCCTGAATGTTAGTTTGGCCGATGGTTATCCTTATTTGTTGATTGGTTCCGAAAGTTTGGATTCATTAAACGAAAAATTGGAAGAAAAAATAACGATTCAAAGATTCAGGCCGAATATTGTCATTAGTACCAAAATTCCACACGAGGAGGATTTATTTACTACTTTCCAAATAGGAAACGTGAAATTCCAAAACGCCAAACCCTGTGGCAGATGCGTGATGGTCAACAACAATCCAATGACTGGTATTATGTTGAAAGAACCATTAAAAACATTGAGCACCTATCGAACTTCAAACAACAACGTTCTTTTTGGTGCCAACATATTCTGTTTGAATGAAGGAACAATTGCTGTTGGCGATAGTTTGAGCTTCTAA
- the aat gene encoding leucyl/phenylalanyl-tRNA--protein transferase, whose translation MYFLSKELFFPPVSNADSDGILAIGGDLSPERLLLAYKSGIFPWFEQGEPIFWWSPNPRMVLFLDELVVSKSMRNILNRNVFKVTFNQNFREVISNCQKIKRDGQNGTWITNDMIEAYCKLNELAIAKSVEVWQNDELVGGLYGVDLGHVFCGESMFSKVSNASKVAFIALVNQLKKENYKVLDCQVYNEHLESLGCREIDRTDFMEILKSI comes from the coding sequence ATGTATTTTTTATCCAAAGAATTATTTTTTCCTCCCGTTTCCAATGCCGATTCCGATGGGATTCTGGCCATTGGCGGTGATTTGTCTCCAGAGCGATTGCTATTGGCTTACAAAAGCGGAATATTTCCTTGGTTTGAACAAGGCGAACCCATATTTTGGTGGTCACCAAATCCAAGAATGGTTTTGTTTTTGGATGAATTGGTGGTTTCAAAAAGTATGCGAAATATCTTGAATCGAAATGTTTTCAAGGTCACTTTCAACCAGAACTTCAGGGAAGTCATTTCGAATTGTCAAAAAATAAAACGCGATGGTCAAAACGGAACTTGGATAACAAACGACATGATTGAAGCCTATTGCAAATTGAATGAATTAGCAATTGCAAAATCGGTGGAAGTTTGGCAAAACGATGAATTGGTTGGCGGTCTGTATGGTGTCGATTTGGGACATGTTTTCTGCGGAGAAAGTATGTTTTCCAAGGTTTCGAATGCTTCAAAAGTGGCTTTTATAGCTTTGGTCAACCAATTAAAAAAGGAAAATTACAAAGTTTTGGATTGCCAAGTTTATAATGAACATCTCGAAAGTTTAGGCTGTCGCGAAATTGATAGAACTGATTTTATGGAAATTCTAAAAAGTATATGA
- a CDS encoding HesA/MoeB/ThiF family protein has protein sequence MSKIQEFLRYNRQMMLPEIGDSGQEKLKKAKVLVIGAGGLGCPILQYIATAGVGTIGIADFDKIELHNLHRQILYTENQVGKPKATTAKSVLEGLNPLTSVIAFEEKLTIENAVQIIQDFDVVVDGCDNFATRYLVNDTCVALGKSLVYGSILKYEGQLAVFNHKGSKNLRDLFPEPPNPKDVPNCNLNGVMGTLPGIIGTMMAHETLKLIMDLPILENELILFNTLDWSFNKLKF, from the coding sequence ATGAGCAAGATACAAGAATTTTTACGATACAACCGACAAATGATGTTGCCTGAAATAGGTGATTCAGGGCAAGAAAAACTCAAAAAAGCCAAGGTTTTGGTTATTGGCGCAGGCGGTTTGGGCTGTCCTATTTTGCAATACATTGCCACGGCAGGAGTTGGAACTATTGGAATTGCTGATTTTGACAAAATCGAATTGCACAACTTACATCGTCAAATTTTATATACCGAAAATCAAGTTGGAAAACCCAAAGCCACCACAGCAAAATCGGTTTTAGAAGGCTTGAATCCTTTGACTAGTGTAATCGCTTTTGAAGAAAAACTGACTATTGAAAATGCAGTACAAATCATCCAAGATTTTGACGTGGTCGTGGATGGATGCGATAATTTTGCTACCCGTTATTTAGTGAATGATACTTGTGTGGCTTTAGGCAAATCATTGGTTTACGGAAGCATTTTGAAGTATGAAGGACAACTGGCCGTTTTCAATCATAAGGGAAGCAAAAATCTTCGTGATTTATTTCCAGAACCACCCAATCCGAAAGATGTTCCGAATTGCAATTTAAATGGAGTGATGGGAACGCTTCCGGGAATTATTGGCACGATGATGGCACACGAAACCTTGAAATTGATAATGGATTTGCCAATATTAGAAAACGAATTGATACTTTTCAATACCTTGGATTGGAGTTTCAACAAACTTAAATTTTAG
- a CDS encoding Rieske (2Fe-2S) protein — MKKYFFLLLVFPMLFGCSTDKVNNKNPYLPNYTFTVDINMNLPAYSDLSYVANAIYYPTYGAGRGFFVFNTGSGYVAFDAACPNQALSSCSTMTFKKLDANDPLKIDKTTVVCSCDNAAYSLFSGQSAGKQYPLKQYRVEVNGTNLRVYN, encoded by the coding sequence ATGAAAAAATATTTCTTTTTATTGCTTGTTTTTCCAATGCTTTTTGGCTGTAGCACGGACAAGGTCAACAACAAGAATCCTTACTTGCCCAATTATACTTTTACCGTGGACATCAACATGAATTTGCCTGCTTATTCTGATCTTTCGTATGTGGCTAACGCAATATATTATCCAACTTATGGTGCTGGTCGTGGTTTTTTTGTTTTTAATACCGGCAGTGGTTACGTTGCCTTTGATGCCGCTTGTCCCAATCAAGCTCTAAGTAGTTGCTCCACGATGACTTTCAAAAAACTCGACGCTAATGACCCGTTAAAAATTGACAAAACAACCGTGGTTTGCTCTTGCGACAATGCGGCATACAGTTTGTTTTCGGGACAAAGTGCCGGCAAACAATATCCATTAAAGCAATATCGAGTGGAGGTGAACGGAACTAATTTGAGGGTTTATAATTAA
- the thiH gene encoding 2-iminoacetate synthase ThiH, which yields MNTFKSVFKQYDWDIIQTKIYQTSAQEVETALSKNKRNLDDFLALISPAAQAYLEQMAQISHELTKKRFGKTIQMYAPLYLSNECQNICTYCGFSLDNKIKRKTLTESEITLEVEALKKAGFDHVLLVTGEANYSVNIDYFLKSVAQIKNDFSTISVEVQPLSTEEYKQLHAAGVYSVLVYQETYHRDVYKQYHTKGKKSNFDFRLETPDRVGTAGIHKIGLGVLLGLEDWRTDSFFNALHLDYLQKTYWQTKYTVSFPRLRPAEGVIKPNFIMDDKDLAQLICAYRLWNEDLEISLSTRENEKFRDNIIQLGITSMSAGSKTNPGGYVVDPQSLEQFEISDERSASEIATLISSCGYEPVWKDWDRNFDFRF from the coding sequence ATGAACACATTTAAATCGGTTTTTAAACAATACGACTGGGACATAATTCAAACCAAGATTTACCAAACTTCTGCACAGGAAGTCGAAACTGCTTTGTCAAAAAACAAACGTAATCTGGATGATTTTCTGGCTTTGATTTCGCCTGCTGCCCAAGCTTATTTGGAACAAATGGCGCAAATCAGCCACGAATTGACCAAAAAACGCTTTGGCAAAACCATCCAAATGTATGCACCTTTATATTTGAGCAACGAATGCCAAAACATTTGCACCTATTGCGGTTTTAGTCTAGACAACAAAATCAAGAGAAAAACTCTTACCGAAAGTGAAATCACATTGGAAGTTGAAGCCTTGAAAAAAGCAGGATTTGACCACGTTTTATTGGTAACTGGCGAGGCCAATTACAGCGTAAACATTGATTATTTCTTGAAATCGGTGGCTCAAATAAAAAACGATTTTTCGACAATTTCCGTGGAAGTGCAACCTTTGTCAACCGAAGAATACAAACAATTGCACGCTGCCGGAGTTTATTCGGTTTTGGTGTATCAGGAAACCTATCACCGAGATGTGTACAAACAATACCATACCAAAGGTAAAAAATCCAATTTCGACTTTCGGTTGGAAACTCCAGATCGGGTTGGAACCGCAGGAATTCATAAAATAGGTCTGGGAGTTTTATTGGGATTGGAAGATTGGCGAACCGACAGTTTTTTCAACGCCCTTCATTTGGATTACCTGCAAAAAACCTATTGGCAAACCAAATACACGGTTTCTTTCCCTCGATTGCGTCCCGCCGAAGGAGTCATTAAACCCAACTTTATTATGGACGATAAAGACTTGGCACAACTCATTTGCGCCTATCGTTTGTGGAATGAAGATTTGGAGATTTCATTGTCCACCCGTGAAAACGAAAAATTCCGTGACAATATAATTCAGTTGGGAATTACCAGTATGAGTGCCGGATCCAAAACCAATCCTGGTGGTTATGTGGTGGATCCACAATCTTTGGAACAATTTGAAATCAGTGATGAACGTTCCGCTTCGGAAATTGCGACACTTATTTCGAGTTGCGGATACGAACCCGTTTGGAAAGATTGGGATAGAAATTTTGATTTTAGATTTTAG